The sequence TGGAGAGGCCGCAGAGGTTCTCCGAAAGTATAGGGTTTCTCTTATGGGGCATGGCCGATGAACCCTTCTGCCCTTCGGTAAAAGGCTCTTCCAGCTCCAACACCTCGGTTCTTTGAAAGTGCCTGATCTGGAGGGCTATCTTCTCGATTGTCGAGGCTATGATAGAAAGCGTGAGGAAATACTCGGCGTGTATATCCCGCTGGACTATCTGGGTAGAAATCTTGGCCGGTTTGAGTCCGAGGAGCTGGCAAACTTCTTCCTCGACAAGGGGTGTGATGTTTGCGAAGGTTCCCACCGCTCCTGAAATCTTCCCCACGCTTATAACCTCCCGTGCCCTTTCCATCCTGTCCAAGTTCCTTTTCATTTCGTCGTACCAGAGGGCAAATACCAGACCCAAGGTAGTCGGCTCTGCATGGATCCCATGTGTCCTGCCAATCATGGGAGTGTGTTTATACTTAAAGGCCAGTTCCTTTAGAACTTTGATCACTCCTTTTATATCATCGATTATTATGTCTCCCGAATCTCTCAGTTGCAGTGCAAAAGCGGTATCCAGAACGTCAGAGGACGTAAGTCCAAGGTGGATATATCGCGCTTCGTTCCCTACATGCTCGGACACTGCGGTGAGAAAGGCTATCAGGTCGTGCTTCAAGGTCCTCTCGAGTTCGTTGATGCGCTCTAAATCAAATCTCGCACTTTTTTTAATTTTTTCTAAAGCGTCGAGTGGTATTCTGCCTAGTTTTGCCCAAGCCTCGCACGCGGCGATCTCCACCCTTAGCCAGTTTTCATACTTGGCCTGGTCGCTCCAGATCTTTGACATTTCTGGTCGTGAATATCTGGAAATCAAATCCTTATAACCTCTCCCCGGGTTTTTCTTGGGGCTACTGAGAGCATTACATCAACCGCCCCGTTACCGGACAGTGTGGATGAAGCGGCTTGAAGGGCGATGTTAGGCCTGTTGTTTACCTCGCTAAGGTGAGCGAGTATGACATGGGATAGTCCGTCGTGTATCAGGTTTTTGAGTAGTCCGGCCGCCTCGGTGTTCGAGAGATGGCCCAGGCGGCTCTTTATTCTCTGCTT comes from Thermodesulfobacteriota bacterium and encodes:
- the purB gene encoding adenylosuccinate lyase; the protein is MISRYSRPEMSKIWSDQAKYENWLRVEIAACEAWAKLGRIPLDALEKIKKSARFDLERINELERTLKHDLIAFLTAVSEHVGNEARYIHLGLTSSDVLDTAFALQLRDSGDIIIDDIKGVIKVLKELAFKYKHTPMIGRTHGIHAEPTTLGLVFALWYDEMKRNLDRMERAREVISVGKISGAVGTFANITPLVEEEVCQLLGLKPAKISTQIVQRDIHAEYFLTLSIIASTIEKIALQIRHFQRTEVLELEEPFTEGQKGSSAMPHKRNPILSENLCGLSRLVRSYALSALENIALWHERDISHSSVERVIGPDANILVDFMLDRLKHVLESLNIYPENMEKNIWLTGGLIFSQKVLLKLVDKGLTREEAYELVQKNAMRSWERKENFKQLLLNDQNIRNFMSPEEVEECFDLSNDLKSVDYIFDRVFSKTGKR